The Primulina tabacum isolate GXHZ01 chromosome 1, ASM2559414v2, whole genome shotgun sequence genome contains the following window.
ATTCCACACATCCACCAACTAAAAAACAAACCCTCCAAAATGAGGCAGGTAGTCCCTGGATCGATAAAACCATGTAGGGCTGCTGTTGCTGCAGCAAGTGCTAGGCCACCCTCCACAAACACGGCATGACAAATGCAGGGCCCAGTCCATGTAGCGTCATCTCTCACTTGTTCAAAGTTACGACCAAACAAAACGCATGGACAAAATAGTCCCGTCCAGCCTATTGCAGGAATCAAGAAAGGAAGGCCATTAATAGTATATTGAAAGTTAATGTGCTCACATAACCATGAAAGCATTTCCCCACACTTCATAATATAGTTGATATATGTGAATTTTATGACTTTTTTCGCGCATATTTCACTGTCGTGCTCGTGCATACTGACATTATGACTGTATTTTTGTTGACTGTAGGTTGACCGATAAATCAAAAATGGGAAAAGTATGAAGGAAAGCGAACAAAATTCACGTCACGTAGACTCAATGAGCCAAAGGACGTATCGCATGCCTGAAGATGGAGAGAAGACAAAGTGTTGAAAAAATTGACCAAGGTAACCATGGATCTATCCCTGCTCCATAGTTACAACCGTGCTAGGTGTCACAAGGAACTCTCGTAACACTAGGCCATTTTCAAGGAATCAAAGGAAGCACAGCCATGGATCCATGGCCATGACAATGATTGGTTCCATCACCAGGCTCTGCAGATCTAATCTCTGTTTTACACTACGGAAGCCGCTGCCCAAGAACAGAAACATGTTATGCACAACAGCTAAGCTTTTAAGGCTGATCACGGATTCCTGCGACATCTGTGACCAAATCTGTACACAGTGTCAGGCCTCAATATTGTATTG
Protein-coding sequences here:
- the LOC142556967 gene encoding cell number regulator 6-like yields the protein MHEHDSEICAKKVIKFTYINYIMKCGEMLSWLCEHINFQYTINGLPFLIPAIGWTGLFCPCVLFGRNFEQVRDDATWTGPCICHAVFVEGGLALAAATAALHGFIDPGTTCLILEGLFFSWWMCGIYTGIVRQSLQKKYHLENSPCDPCMVHCCMHWCAICQEHREMKAHLEDDSITPMAIVNPPHVQEMNASVDRQDSASPSRNDTERVNGKRNLSWTRYQPSLIKGQIITRDHELI